The Biomphalaria glabrata chromosome 6, xgBioGlab47.1, whole genome shotgun sequence genomic interval atttattattacagtttgttctctacctatcagaaaatctttaatccactgatgcagaggaccattaatgccaaaatattttaattttttaagcaaactaggGTGGTGAGCTTTGCcaaaaagccttggaaaaatctaataagatagcatctatttgttcactattatctaagcCTTTTgacgctcagtaaacgcaactctgcccgagtcgggtgtcgaacctcgagccccctttctAGGTAGGCGAGAcaaaccaagttcaagcgcacttggtctctcgaccacgcttaccACTGTTGCTATAGGTACCTAGATCTACCCAATATAATTAGAGGTCACAACTGCTCTCTAATTTTATCACATTACTATATTTTTTACGATAGCTCtgttcaagtcactccttcataGAACCTGGAATCTGGGTGGATGGGCGGACAGCTGacctcaaaaacggctctaacgattttcctagaaatgtaacagtgGATGCGGTGGCGTAGCCAGGGTGGAGGGAGGAGGGGAGAATCGGAAAATTCCCCGGGTCTCcgcttgagggggggggggccaaatgagtgtttttacattaaaaaattaaatattacgaaaaATGCAGGgtcccccaaagaggtcaagcttcCGCGCCCCCAAACAATggtaaattcctagctacgcccttgAGTTGATGTGTAAGAGTTCTGAATCAGAATGTAAGGTCtggtgttagatctagatgaccACATAATGAACATACCAATATATAATCGCACAAGAATACCTTCCTCGCTGGCCGAATCAGAAAATGCATATTTTCTAGCTGAAAGTGTCACGGTTTCGGTGACCAAATTAAACCAAAATATtctgtatattattattacataattatcttattatattccaaatttaattagaaaattattgtcgttttcaaatatatatatttttaaaatgtttttcttgttaaaaaacTTAGTGTGACACATTTCTGCCCTCTCGTGTACATTGAATCGATTGATCGATCTCTAACCTCCGATCCCCCTGACAACCATCTCTGGTATGAACATTATGCTATTACTTCACCAGGTGTCGCTTTGATAGCATAGCACGAAGAGGACATGTAGCATTACTCTTGTCATTATTTTGGTTCTTTTAAACAATTATCTCCCTTGTGTGACAATGTCGTCTGCAAATATCAAAGGAAAGAAAATACacggggagggagggggggggaagaacatCTTGTTagcaaaattcttttttttttaaatgttcttttgtatgtaaattaaaaattaaattctagCCTTCTATAAATAATTGACTTCTAGTTTTTAGTGTTTTATACAAACTTTATGGTTTGTATTTTGAGGGAGATTACTAGATATACATAATTGTGAGCGTGAAAACTAAATTatattcatttaaatggaaactacaatttaaaccaaaatttttaaattatatatgcacaAATACAACATCATATTAATTGAAGTGAATTTCACTTCACTAATAATTgcattacttttcttttgtagcaaaggaaaaaataaatgaaaaatctaaaaattaaagtttataaactcTTTCCATTGAAACTAATGACACTTCCTTTCGAAAGAATCACATTATCAAGGACTTCGACTGTGTCTACAATAAAAGACAATAGTCAACCTAATGATCGTCACGTTTGCACAATTTCTGAACATCTGAACATAACCTTGACTGTTCAACAGTGTTACATGTTaacatgtttttcttttgtgttattGTAAGTTTAAGTATAAtccgaattttttaaaaagtcggaaatcttaacttacaaaaaaaaaattaaaaaaatcttaaaattaaacatgttaCAACTGCTATTTCCATTTGACTCTTTACACAGGAATCTGAAGTAAATCACCAGACAACTAAGAGTGGAGATCAATCTTCACAAATCGGATCAAGAATTAGCTATTTCAATTAATCTCGAACAAGTACACCATTTATGTCGGCTCTATGTTAATCATGGTTtatgctttttgttttaattcattTCATTCCTATGTAAGTAaaatttatatcttttttacaataaaaaaaaaacaaggttacaaagaccgTTTGTGTGGTTGCTAATaggtataatgttttttgtttgggataatgcacaaattgtaagacaaatttccatatacACGCTCATACGTACATAGGCATCTAAACATCTATATTGTTTCggtaatttttttcccttcataTGACAATTTTGGAATTCCTCCTTTAAGATTCGGAACACTAattcctcatcatcaaggtggcAATCatgtctgctagagtcagtaGGCTATCTGAGGAGTTTCTGCCTAACTCTGCAGCCACCACAGTAGAGCCACCACGGTGTCTACGACGGTACCGCGCTTTTCACTTTAGCAGATACTTTGAAAAAGTACTTTTTAATTGATGTTTTAAATTACGTTTtatttatatgcatactaaatacatttttttctctttaaaaataaaagtaaacattttttgttaatgtaatagttagtatgacagaacttacataactaagcaataaaattgtaaaacaaaatgtttttgacaaaaaatctaaaaccgtttgcattaATGTGTTAAAATTATCGTAAATAgtaatctcccttactaaatagcctcccgtgttttactattaatagtgaatagttgtatcaAAAAAGGCTggcatagttgatttttttaactaaaatttttcactttcataaaagaaaaaagtagccgttgcatcaaatctttgaaaggtctaaaatatcatgatgtcggattttcactatcttttcttgtttacgagaTATAAAGAGGgcggacggatggacggacggacggaaagacagaccacacaatactaatagcgtctattcacCTTTCGGGGGACGCTAAAATTTAAACATGTCTACAACAGATAACAATTAACAATCTATATATCATGAAGTGTGATCAAGGTATACCGTATGTCTTGTGTGgagggggtcgcgaaccacaggttgggAACCCCTGATCTAGGGAAAGATACTTAGGGCTTCAGccagactctctctctctctccctctatatTCTTTCAATGAGCAACTAACATActgttaattaaacataaaaagtattatatagataaatatttgaaaaagaaacatTGTACAACTTACAAccgtatttatgtatgtgttaagtgctttttaaatgtattcctAGTCTCCGACACCTAATAAAAAGCTATTGATGTTCTTTACTTAAATCTAGCTTCAGATGAAACACATTGCAATATATCCTGCACATGAAAGCCAAGTTAAGTTGACAGATGAAGAACAAAGAAGGGAACCATTTGCTATATAGACCTACAAACAGACACGCCAGAAACGAAAAGACTTATTCACCATGAATGGATCTCAGGGAAGCGGCGGGACTGCCTCTGCTAGAGACATTCTCATCTCCATGGAGACCTTAGATAATGTTGATAATATTCTCAATCTTGGGATTATCTCGTTCCTCGCCATCCTGGGCATCTGttccaactttttaaacattgtcGTCTTCTCCGCCCAGGGATTCCAGGACAGCGTCAACATCTCGCTGACCGCGATGGCTATCTGGGATCTCCTCAAGTGCATTGTGGGGCTCGCCATTCGCGTGTACGGCCCTCTGGGGTGGATCTCGCCCGCTTACAAAAAGACCTGGAAAAATATTTCTACGCCTACGTTGAACTACGTCCAGGTCTTCGCCAACTACGTCACCTACGTCATGGCCGCCTACGTGGCCTTCGAGCGCTGCCTCTGCGTGACCTTGCCCTTTAGGGTCAAGCTCATTTTCACCCCTGCATTAACTTTAACGATTATGGTCCTGATATCAATATCAGTTATCGTTTCATTCGGGGTCATCTTTTTTATTTACGATTTAAAGTTGGCTTTCGACCCCACTTATAACAGCTCCGTCGTCGAATACTCATACAACACATTTTATCAAGACAACGGAGCTTCCGTAATCGATTATTTCAACCTCATTGGAATCGTCAACCCGATCTTCTCCTTTCTTGTCATTGTCGTCTGCACCGCGATGATCTTTTACCGAATGCATAAAATGTCCAAGTTCCGGTCGCAGTCCGTTCGGAAACAAAATGATATGAGCTCCAGGGAAAGGCAGATAATGAAGATGCTTCTGGTGGTCATTATAGTTTACATCCTGGCACTTCTGCCAAGATTCGCGCTGTACGCGGGCAAGATGGTGGAGCCGGAGTTCTACTACCTACGCGCGTACCACAACCTGTTTAACGTCTGCGCCTACGTCGTCATGACAGTTGACTTCATCAACGCCTCTGTCCATCTTTTCATCTATTTGAAGATGAGCACCAACTTCCGGCGGAACTTCTACAATCTCTTCCAATGGCGCAGACGACAAGGACGTCtagaatgataataataataataataataataataatctttattatccgtaaggaaatttgtcttacaatttgtgcattatgtTCCTTTGTTAATTTACTTTATGTGTCTAGGCATTtgataaactagaaaaaaaaatgttgtttgtttgttttttttcatctatccgtttattttttttatttttttttatttttttttttagaattaaattttaaaaaacttaaaaaacaacaaacaattctAATACTGTGTTTCGGTAGTGTACATTATCTCTCCATATTGCAAGGTTGATCTTCCCTTTTTTatagtaaaaaataatagattGCAGAGGTAGCGACTGTCcagtctataatatataattggGACaggatttatttattagaaCAGATATTCTAAATTAGGTGATAAGTGACTTGAATATTTTATGCATCTAAGAATGTATTGCTCCCTCCAGAATGTGATTTCTTGTTCTACATTTGCTTGGTAGGGGAGTAAATTACCTCATCATAAGGCGAGTGAATGAGCTCCCTTACTTTGACCTCTGGCGAGTCCAATCGTCATAGAGGGCCTGtccactgacctgcaacgtcgccaCCTGTGGGCAgaggagaccaatagctcgtcgccAGGTATGTACGACCTGGCAACGACgttgtcaggactgagttctggtcagcctgggtctcctgttaacTGTAGAGGAGaaaggggcggggggggggggcaattcgGGTTGTTGACCTATAATTaattactgttttttttattgttttacttggtgagatgtttttgtttgaatatAATGTAACTCATAATAAGGCAGTGtggttttgttcctagtccagggcAGTTGGACTTTTGGATATAGATATAGTCGAGGTGTAGactctaatttatttttctgtgtTGTCACTATTCAGTCTATGGAATATTAAGCTggtatatattttaattgatgCTGGATATTTCGAATGTCAGAACTGTGTCTGTATTATAGTACagataatgtaataaacatgttaAATGTCTGTGaattggcattctgaatctGTATTCTGTCGTTATATGTGTTGTTACGGTGTTGCCCAGGACTTGGGTGCATTTAGTAATCAGCATTGGAGTACACATAAGTGTATTAGGGAGGAAAGGAGTCTTGACAGAGAtactggtctccactgcccacaggctgcGACGTCACtggtcagtgttgaggtctTCTTAATCGAATGGTTTCGCTTTTAAGCTGCTAGTGTCTCCATCATTCCAACTAATATTTGCGACTCTTCTACTATATAACTGATTGGCTCCCTTATCAAAgtaattttaatgaaaaattacCAGATAAACTAGCGTTTCTGTCCATCTACCACCTTAAAAGGAAAATCAAACTGTAATATGAAggtaaaataataaactttaatttggtTTTTCAtaaatgcaaattttttttactggaaaaaaaagtaggtaACTGAATTTGATTTTAAGCTTTCATGAAATAAAGATTAGGGTTAGGTTAGGTTAGGTTAggttattaataaataaagtgACCGGTGTTATGGACTGtaagtgtgtgtttgtatggtGACcttgggaagaggttagcgattggttgtgaatgatgcaacataggtggcattgtcgtcagttggtcttagttaggggagacgacttcagaaagtaagactgaaaggttgtgttattgtagtccgctacatttttgttaaaaaatattattactgaaATCTACTAAATCTATTTCATTTATCATTCATTTTGTcgatattataaataaagttctatttagtcttGTACActaaaggaagttattcaaattatttgaaGTCTATAAGTTGACATACATTACGCCTACAAAGGTTAAgatgtctaccaacagtttggtGCCAATTGGAAATAGAAAATGACAACAACCGgaaaaaattatagcttttacatAGCGCTTTTAGCATGCTCATAGCGCTAGGTCCAATCTACTGTGTGGACCGGAAGGGGGGTTCTGGGAAAAGGTTTGGGGTtagctgcctttaggcgctcagtaaacacaactctgcttgagtcgggcgttgaacctcgagcccccttcatagctagccaagccaagccatgtttaagcgtacttagcctctctgCCACGCTTCCCACACACAAAAATCACAAAGACGTCAGAGTTGTCcactctatgtaaataaatgaaGATCGAAcattaatataaattttaagtTAACCATTGTGAAATTAGTGTTTACTTTTAGTATCAATTCTTTTTAGTATCAATTCTTTTTAGTATCAATTCTTTTTAGTACCAATGCTTTTTAGTACCAATTCTTTTTAGTACCAATTCTTTTTAGTACCAATTCTTTTTAGAATCAATTCTTTTTAGTACCAATTCTTTTTAGTACCAATTCTTTTTAGTATCAATTCTTTTTAGTATCAATTCTTTTTAGTACCAATTCTTTTTAGTACCAATTCTTTTTAGTACCAATTCTTTTTAGTACCAATTCTTTTTAGAATCAATTCTTTTTAGTACCAATTCTTTTTAGTATCAATTCTGTTGACTAGAGTGgtggatgttttgtttgttaaattgaTTATGATTAAGtgattatttaatgatttgtttTGTATCGTTTGCTGATCTATTTGATTAAGTGATTATTTTCTATACTGATT includes:
- the LOC106077310 gene encoding uncharacterized protein LOC106077310, producing the protein MNGSQGSGGTASARDILISMETLDNVDNILNLGIISFLAILGICSNFLNIVVFSAQGFQDSVNISLTAMAIWDLLKCIVGLAIRVYGPLGWISPAYKKTWKNISTPTLNYVQVFANYVTYVMAAYVAFERCLCVTLPFRVKLIFTPALTLTIMVLISISVIVSFGVIFFIYDLKLAFDPTYNSSVVEYSYNTFYQDNGASVIDYFNLIGIVNPIFSFLVIVVCTAMIFYRMHKMSKFRSQSVRKQNDMSSRERQIMKMLLVVIIVYILALLPRFALYAGKMVEPEFYYLRAYHNLFNVCAYVVMTVDFINASVHLFIYLKMSTNFRRNFYNLFQWRRRQGRLE